A portion of the Calothrix sp. 336/3 genome contains these proteins:
- a CDS encoding YcjF family protein → MKLQRPILVGGLGLSFSLWFLQSWHDSVGQLGELSLLSLIAVGGGLWLLKYKRAKAGNDPLDSIPTSREIVEEAIAKSETVISFLAQEAENHPSLADLRAQAQDLYSQLDRENINVAVTGGKSVGKTTLIQTLQPHFPHSQFQETSPLLQEVNQDTQSLIDANQADFVLFLTNGDLTDSEYQALHQVKATSQRAMLVFNKQDQYLPEERASIFLSLQQRFPQTVATAASPLPIKVRKHGEDGSIQEWMEQPVPDTQQIIQQLGGIISNQGQQLVWATTQRQALLLQATAKEYLNGVRSDRATPVIEQYQWIAAAAAFANPLPALDLLATAAINGQMVVDLGHIYQQKFSLEQAKTVAGEMGSLMLKLGLVELSTKAIGTVLKTNAITYVAGGVVEGVSAAYLTRLAGLSLIAYFQEQEIAVNSGSTLNLDKLRQTIQNVFQENQKTAFIQTFVQQGVKRLLPETTDAKLITAENAAV, encoded by the coding sequence GTGAAGTTGCAGCGACCAATTTTAGTAGGTGGACTGGGACTATCTTTTAGCCTATGGTTTTTACAGAGTTGGCATGATTCTGTAGGGCAGTTAGGTGAGCTAAGTCTCTTAAGTTTGATTGCTGTGGGCGGTGGTTTGTGGCTGTTGAAATATAAACGTGCCAAAGCTGGCAACGACCCCCTAGATAGCATACCAACAAGTCGGGAAATAGTGGAAGAGGCGATCGCTAAGTCTGAGACAGTTATTTCCTTTCTGGCTCAGGAAGCAGAAAACCACCCCAGTCTGGCAGATTTGCGGGCACAAGCTCAAGATTTATACTCCCAGCTAGATAGGGAAAATATCAATGTTGCAGTCACTGGTGGGAAATCAGTGGGGAAAACAACTCTAATTCAAACTTTACAGCCCCATTTCCCCCATAGCCAATTTCAGGAAACCTCACCTCTGTTGCAGGAAGTCAATCAAGATACACAATCCTTAATAGATGCGAATCAGGCAGATTTTGTCTTATTTCTCACCAATGGAGATTTGACAGATTCGGAATATCAAGCTTTGCACCAGGTAAAAGCAACTTCTCAAAGAGCAATGCTGGTGTTCAATAAGCAAGATCAGTATTTGCCAGAGGAGCGAGCTAGTATTTTCCTCTCCCTTCAGCAACGCTTCCCCCAAACCGTGGCAACTGCTGCATCTCCTTTACCAATCAAGGTTCGCAAACATGGTGAAGATGGTTCGATTCAAGAGTGGATGGAACAACCTGTACCCGATACACAGCAAATTATCCAGCAGTTGGGGGGAATTATTAGCAATCAAGGGCAACAATTAGTTTGGGCGACTACCCAAAGACAAGCCTTGTTATTGCAAGCTACTGCTAAGGAATATTTGAACGGTGTGAGGAGCGATCGCGCTACCCCTGTGATTGAACAGTATCAATGGATTGCCGCAGCAGCAGCTTTTGCCAATCCCCTACCTGCCTTAGATTTATTAGCAACCGCCGCCATTAACGGTCAAATGGTTGTAGATTTAGGTCATATTTATCAACAAAAATTCTCCCTAGAGCAAGCCAAAACCGTTGCTGGGGAAATGGGTAGTTTGATGTTGAAACTGGGTTTAGTGGAACTTTCCACCAAGGCGATCGGCACTGTTTTGAAAACTAATGCGATCACCTACGTTGCTGGTGGTGTGGTTGAGGGTGTCAGTGCTGCATATTTAACTCGGTTAGCAGGTTTAAGTTTAATTGCCTATTTCCAGGAGCAGGAAATTGCAGTGAATTCTGGAAGTACATTGAACTTAGACAAGCTACGGCAAACTATTCAAAATGTCTTTCAGGAAAACCAAAAGACAGCATTTATCCAAACTTTCGTACAGCAAGGTGTGAAGCGTTTATTACCAGAAACAACAGACGCAAAACTGATTACTGCTGAGAATGCAGCTGTTTAG
- a CDS encoding CGLD27 family protein, producing MIESSVHSCPVPTEQQPLNEYEELKSAWMFRDCTLPWRKYISKIVWVWSLSLIVACPVAAVSFPIHKYFVQFLLTSAAGGSVGVILVLVQMYLGWSYVRDRLSSPIIFYEESGWYDGQTWTKPEAILSRDRLIVSYQIKPIIQRLQITFAGLAVFFLAGTIVWHLV from the coding sequence ATGATAGAGTCTTCGGTGCATAGTTGTCCGGTACCCACAGAACAACAGCCCTTGAATGAATATGAGGAGCTAAAATCTGCTTGGATGTTTCGTGACTGCACTCTCCCCTGGAGAAAATACATCAGCAAAATTGTCTGGGTTTGGAGTCTCTCCTTAATCGTCGCCTGTCCCGTAGCAGCTGTCAGTTTTCCCATTCATAAATACTTTGTCCAATTCCTCCTCACCAGTGCAGCTGGGGGAAGCGTGGGTGTCATTCTTGTACTAGTGCAAATGTACTTAGGATGGTCTTACGTGCGCGATCGCCTCAGCAGTCCGATAATTTTCTATGAAGAATCGGGTTGGTACGATGGTCAAACCTGGACAAAACCAGAAGCAATATTAAGCCGCGATCGGCTGATAGTCTCCTATCAAATTAAACCAATTATCCAACGGTTACAAATTACCTTTGCTGGCTTGGCTGTATTCTTCCTAGCTGGTACGATAGTTTGGCACTTAGTTTAA
- the rsfS gene encoding ribosome silencing factor, protein MSDFFPVNSPFPSLAVTESTASTIATDDESRQLAFTVATAASERKAGEIILLRVAEVCYLADYFVMLTGYSRVQVRAIADAVEKEVEEKLHRLPLRSEGKMEGSWVLHDYGDVIVHVMMPKEREFYNLEAFWGHAERIEFDTSDEGGGKAR, encoded by the coding sequence ATGTCTGATTTCTTTCCCGTAAATTCCCCCTTCCCATCCCTTGCTGTCACCGAAAGCACAGCTTCCACCATAGCTACTGATGATGAAAGTCGGCAACTCGCTTTCACCGTTGCCACAGCTGCATCGGAACGCAAAGCTGGTGAAATTATACTATTGCGAGTCGCTGAAGTTTGTTACCTCGCTGATTATTTTGTGATGCTGACGGGCTATTCCCGTGTACAAGTCAGGGCGATCGCCGATGCTGTGGAAAAAGAAGTAGAAGAAAAATTACATCGTCTTCCCCTCCGTAGCGAAGGAAAAATGGAAGGCAGTTGGGTACTCCATGACTATGGAGATGTGATAGTTCATGTCATGATGCCCAAGGAACGGGAATTCTATAACTTGGAAGCCTTCTGGGGACACGCAGAACGTATAGAATTTGACACATCCGATGAAGGCGGGGGTAAGGCAAGATGA
- a CDS encoding asparaginase: MTMGKRTQATSLEVRLLREGIIESRHVVQAVVCDERGRVLSVAGNSETATFVRSALKPFQALAVTSTGTLERFDLSDRDLAIITSSHKGSIEQVRQTFNILWRADIDPSALQCPTPEGKSSPLEYNCSGKHAGMLAVCQQCNWSLSNYLQRKHPVQQLILNKVSELLRMPAAEFISAHDDCGAPTYLMQLGQIASLYAQLASRSGLDLERIVRAMTHHPTMIAGEGEFDTELMRLAPGEIVSKSGAEGVQCIARLGEGMGLAIKAIDGSKRAKYAVAIHLLQQMGWITPSVAEALAERFMLIGKYKRLEVVGELSIL, translated from the coding sequence ATGACAATGGGCAAACGAACCCAGGCAACATCATTAGAAGTGAGGTTGCTACGCGAAGGTATTATCGAATCTCGACACGTAGTCCAAGCCGTTGTTTGTGATGAACGTGGGCGGGTGCTATCCGTTGCCGGAAACTCCGAAACCGCAACTTTTGTCAGATCAGCCCTCAAACCATTTCAAGCCCTTGCTGTCACCAGTACAGGGACACTGGAACGTTTTGATTTGAGCGATCGCGACTTAGCAATTATCACCAGTTCCCACAAGGGCAGTATTGAACAGGTACGGCAAACATTTAATATTCTCTGGCGGGCAGATATTGACCCTTCGGCTCTCCAATGCCCCACCCCAGAAGGAAAAAGCAGCCCTCTGGAATATAACTGTTCCGGAAAACACGCCGGAATGTTGGCAGTCTGCCAGCAGTGCAACTGGTCTTTAAGTAATTATTTACAACGTAAGCACCCTGTCCAGCAGTTAATTTTAAATAAAGTATCTGAACTCCTACGGATGCCTGCTGCTGAATTCATTAGTGCCCACGATGATTGTGGTGCCCCAACTTATTTGATGCAGCTGGGACAAATCGCTTCCCTCTATGCCCAACTAGCCTCCCGTAGCGGCTTGGATTTAGAACGTATTGTCCGCGCCATGACTCACCACCCCACGATGATTGCTGGAGAGGGAGAATTTGACACGGAACTCATGCGCCTTGCCCCCGGAGAAATTGTCAGCAAGTCCGGTGCGGAAGGAGTCCAGTGCATCGCGCGCTTGGGTGAAGGTATGGGACTAGCAATCAAGGCGATCGATGGCTCGAAACGGGCAAAATATGCCGTGGCAATTCACCTGCTCCAACAGATGGGTTGGATTACTCCCAGCGTTGCGGAAGCCCTCGCAGAAAGGTTTATGCTCATTGGTAAATACAAGCGTTTAGAAGTCGTCGGAGAATTATCGATTTTGTAG
- a CDS encoding DNA cytosine methyltransferase translates to MTIVAGDRPNFGKIFSFFSGAGFLDLGFETSGFDIVYVNEIFSPFLAAYRYSRQLLNLPLPEYGYYCGEEHDISKLLLGTAANLPDFIQDCRRYHHPIGFIGGPPCPDFSVGGKNRGQFGDNGKLSAAYVELICHYQPDFFLFENVKGLWKTHKHRLFFESLKRKLKLAGYLLTTKLINCIEYGVPQNRERIIIIGFSQKFCTSKDSRLDYRFPWHKYVLYNQEKIFQLPWIEKTLFQENSIFPCPENIIPELTVEYWFRKNHVTSHPNSHHYFQPRAGITKLAAIDEGDDSGKSYKRLHRWRFSPTACYGNNEVHLHPYKIRRISVAEALAIQSLPQKFALPENMSLTNMFKTIGNGVPYFTAKAIAQNIRDFLDEKL, encoded by the coding sequence ATGACAATTGTGGCTGGCGATCGCCCAAATTTCGGAAAAATCTTCTCGTTTTTCTCTGGTGCTGGTTTTCTCGATTTGGGTTTTGAAACTAGTGGTTTTGATATTGTCTATGTCAATGAAATTTTTTCGCCTTTTCTGGCAGCATACCGCTATTCACGACAACTTTTAAACCTGCCATTACCGGAGTATGGCTATTATTGTGGAGAAGAGCATGATATTAGTAAATTGCTCCTGGGTACTGCTGCCAACCTTCCAGATTTTATCCAAGATTGCCGCCGCTATCATCATCCTATCGGTTTTATTGGTGGTCCTCCCTGTCCAGATTTCTCCGTGGGTGGCAAAAATCGCGGACAATTCGGAGATAATGGGAAGCTATCAGCCGCCTATGTGGAATTAATTTGTCATTACCAACCGGATTTTTTCCTGTTTGAAAATGTCAAGGGATTATGGAAAACCCACAAGCATCGGTTATTCTTTGAAAGTTTAAAACGTAAATTAAAATTAGCTGGATACCTCCTGACAACAAAATTGATTAACTGCATCGAGTATGGAGTACCTCAAAATCGAGAAAGGATAATTATTATTGGGTTTAGTCAAAAATTCTGCACGTCAAAGGATTCCAGGTTAGATTACCGATTTCCTTGGCATAAATATGTACTTTACAATCAAGAAAAAATCTTCCAGTTACCCTGGATAGAAAAAACCTTATTTCAAGAAAATTCTATATTTCCCTGTCCAGAAAATATCATCCCAGAATTAACAGTGGAATATTGGTTTAGAAAAAATCACGTCACTTCCCATCCCAACTCTCACCATTATTTTCAACCACGGGCTGGTATCACAAAATTGGCTGCCATTGATGAAGGTGATGATTCTGGAAAATCCTACAAACGTCTGCACCGATGGCGATTTTCTCCAACCGCTTGTTATGGGAATAATGAAGTTCATTTACATCCCTATAAAATTAGGCGTATTTCTGTTGCTGAAGCATTAGCGATTCAATCCTTACCTCAGAAATTTGCTTTACCAGAAAATATGTCATTAACTAATATGTTTAAAACCATTGGGAATGGTGTACCTTATTTCACTGCTAAAGCCATAGCTCAGAATATTCGTGATTTTTTAGATGAAAAATTATAG